The genomic window CCACGCGCAAATCTTCCAGCACACCGCCACGGATTTTGTCTCTAGTAGCTTCGTCAATCACCGTCTCTGGTTGCGTTGTCGAAACGTGCGGTGTGGCATTCGACGTgtcttgtgcttgtgcgtCTGCGTGtgcgtctgcgtctgcgcgtgcgtctgcgtctgctgGTGCGTCTACTGGTGTGCTAGCGTCTGTGCTCGACGGCGTATGCGTACGTTTAGccgcagcgagcgcatcgtgCTCTTgcgccgcagcagcacggtAGATCGCGTCGATCTGATCCCACAGATCCTCCGTGATGAGACTATGCTCGAGTTCGAGCAACCACAACTTTACACACGCCGCGAGCACCGGTGGATCGTACGAATCCAGCAACTTGTCCGGGACCGGCTTGGCAccgttggcagcatcggcgctGTTGGCGCTGCCATAAATGAGGTCCGCAAGCGACGGGTTGAGGTGCGCAATCAGCGCGTCTCGCAGACGATGCGTGATGGACAGCGGAACCTCGAGGATCCACACGTTGCGCTTTTCCTGGCCGATCAGCTGCGCATCCGGTTGCGCAGCTTGCACTTGTTCATCATCCGCCTTGTCCTCGGTGCGACTGGCAGACGGTGACAGCGCTCTGACCCGCGCAGACCACCGCTCAGAGTCTTGGTAGGCGCGCTCCAACGCTTCCAAGAGCGCCGTCAGTACGGGCggaagcagagcaagctCTTGTGCAGCACCATgcatgctcgacgtcgagtcGGCATCGGTCGCCGACTGTTGGCGCTCGAGTCGTTCGAGGTACTCGAGACGCTCCACGAGCGACAGATTCAGCCCAAATCCGCCATTCTTAACAAGCCAGCCATGCGCGACACCGTGCGGACCAACTTTGCGGCCGAGTGAGATTTCGTCGTGGTAGTACGGCTGGAAGCGTTGAATGGTAGGATGGAAGGCGCCCGTCCTCGCCTGGCGGATCAGCGcacgcagctcgagcgaggGATCAAGACCTTGATGAATTTGGAAAGAGCGAGTGCTCGACTGTTGCAAGATGGGCACTTGAGCCGAGACAGCCTGATTGTACGAGGCAAGCACCGAATGGACGGCTCGAATGCGGTCCGCCTCCCAGCGCTGAGTGAGGCCATAATGCTCAAAGAGCACCTCTTCGACTTGACAGCGCGTTCGATCGAGGTTGCGAACAGACTCCTCGTATACCTTTTCGGCGTTGTCAGCTTCGCGCCTCAGTCGGAGATGACGTGGCTCAGCGGAGACGACACCGTTGACGGCTGCCTTGATGGGGGCGGGCATCTTTTCGACTGCGGAAGTGACCAaggccgagatggtgccGGAGCGCCTGAGGCTCGAAGCTGGCGCGCCCGTCTCTGCGCCACTCTGAAGAGCCTGACCTTCCGTCTCGGTGGGCAGAGGCGGAAGCTTGACGCCGGCAAACTCGGTTTGCTTGGATGGTGGAGTGATCGTGGCCGAGGTGGCTCGCTGAGTGAAACCAAACTGCTTTCGAACCGTCTCTCGACGCTTGAGTTTCTCGGGATCTGGCTTGTGCTCTGCAGATTCGGCCGACTTGGTGCTGTCGATGGATCCAGCGCTGCGCTGCAGTCCAGAGGCTGATGAGCCAG from Mycosarcoma maydis chromosome 16, whole genome shotgun sequence includes these protein-coding regions:
- a CDS encoding uncharacterized protein (related to RGD2 - GTPase-activating protein (N-terminal fragment)), coding for MSLPSSLTVVYPPSFQNSFWSHPSYRPGAYSLYTKLQAGLDENESILAFVAHRAELEYNHAEALATPPPPPSFAAPLFKQSAGILHEVLPLDGGASSASTRGFAANTSATSRAFRMIQAETNTAHANAHGKIARHLENSILGPFGKWAADHRQRITQSWEHVDATLTRFERQKSEVDKLKLSYENKCRTADEAEDDVRFAAIDESDGVQSPPPSSDPALPSPGSSASGLQRSAGSIDSTKSAESAEHKPDPEKLKRRETVRKQFGFTQRATSATITPPSKQTEFAGVKLPPLPTETEGQALQSGAETGAPASSLRRSGTISALVTSAVEKMPAPIKAAVNGVVSAEPRHLRLRREADNAEKVYEESVRNLDRTRCQVEEVLFEHYGLTQRWEADRIRAVHSVLASYNQAVSAQVPILQQSSTRSFQIHQGLDPSLELRALIRQARTGAFHPTIQRFQPYYHDEISLGRKVGPHGVAHGWLVKNGGFGLNLSLVERLEYLERLERQQSATDADSTSSMHGAAQELALLPPVLTALLEALERAYQDSERWSARVRALSPSASRTEDKADDEQVQAAQPDAQLIGQEKRNVWILEVPLSITHRLRDALIAHLNPSLADLIYGSANSADAANGAKPVPDKLLDSYDPPVLAACVKLWLLELEHSLITEDLWDQIDAIYRAAAAQEHDALAAAKRTHTPSSTDASTPVDAPADADARADADAHADAQAQDTSNATPHVSTTQPETVIDEATRDKIRGGVLEDLRVVLNKLPRTHLACLDAVFAHLHKLVHSTRSGEADRIYCNKLGLSLGSAVLRPMRESGYTLVSPIATLVVVDLVQDYEHIFPRVLDAKIRQMHQGDNARAARGVPIRKRTKPVDERISRSSMRAHSALALEQRVKPIDHAQPATAARTDSAGDHDHASS